The proteins below come from a single Oscillospiraceae bacterium genomic window:
- a CDS encoding ATP-dependent Clp protease proteolytic subunit — METNAKKPKSKPQITENPTEEAALKRLEHDLIKEDGIVPATKGRHAIHCLTVIGTIEGHSIAPDAQKTTKYEHVIPQLVDIEEDPEVEGLLVILNTVGGDVEAGLALAELIAGVSKPSATLVLGGGHSIGIPLAVAARRSFIVPTATMTVHPVRHSGMVLGVPQTLRYFEQMQERIVSFVAHHSGITARRFTQLMHNTGELVMDMGTVLDGHQAVEEGLIDQLGGLEDALAYLYKEIEQ; from the coding sequence ATGGAAACAAACGCAAAAAAGCCAAAAAGCAAGCCTCAAATCACCGAAAACCCCACCGAGGAGGCCGCTTTAAAGCGGTTAGAGCATGATTTGATCAAGGAGGACGGCATTGTGCCTGCCACAAAGGGCCGTCATGCCATCCACTGCCTGACGGTGATCGGTACGATCGAGGGACACAGCATCGCGCCGGATGCGCAAAAGACGACAAAATATGAGCATGTCATCCCACAGCTTGTCGATATTGAGGAGGACCCCGAGGTCGAGGGGCTGCTGGTGATCTTAAACACGGTCGGCGGCGATGTCGAGGCCGGCCTTGCATTGGCCGAGCTGATCGCAGGGGTCAGCAAGCCCAGCGCTACGCTCGTGCTGGGCGGGGGCCACTCCATCGGCATCCCGCTGGCCGTGGCCGCCCGCCGCAGCTTTATTGTACCCACTGCAACAATGACGGTCCACCCGGTGCGCCATTCCGGCATGGTGCTGGGGGTGCCGCAGACGCTGCGCTATTTTGAGCAGATGCAGGAGCGGATCGTCAGCTTTGTCGCGCATCACTCGGGCATCACGGCCCGGCGGTTCACCCAGCTGATGCACAACACAGGGGAGCTGGTCATGGATATGGGCACTGTGCTGGACGGTCATCAGGCTGTAGAGGAGGGACTGATCGACCAGCTGGGCGGGCTGGAGGATGCACTGGCCTATTTATATAAGGAAATAGAGCAGTAA
- a CDS encoding DUF4097 family beta strand repeat-containing protein has protein sequence MKKYEYLSELEKRLSALPADARRDALNYYEEYFDAAGPDNEGTTAAELGDPAEAARKILEGEGLTPDADPAAPESARGGAVPPTAPEPPAADPQPARPQKHGPGAKTMWLIFAVVIAAALLVQLGVLVLSFAKPSGGTASMVVAPTEEETAASGLVRTEDFYNGTAATEDADSGSPLEKMDFTTGLADAKNITFDIDYGAVTVVVDSGAAEPTLSCTNLRQDWFTFTNTGDNTSPVRVSYKVPANYNLGKELGPEPEFVLSVPDANTFHFKRLSITAAMGDAEFDNSDTIAADSIDLDLAMGNFTGSTVQAEQFTANISMGDFDLGLLAGVETAKVEAAMGDIGLTVDGRPDDYALDLQTSMGNVMFNGRTMSSIYTQTAAAPRSVTLTASMGDVVLTTTQ, from the coding sequence ATGAAAAAATACGAGTACTTATCGGAGCTGGAAAAACGGCTGTCCGCCCTGCCTGCCGATGCGCGCCGCGACGCACTGAATTATTATGAGGAATACTTCGACGCCGCAGGCCCCGACAACGAGGGCACCACCGCCGCCGAGCTGGGCGACCCTGCCGAGGCCGCCCGCAAAATTCTGGAAGGGGAGGGGCTGACGCCGGACGCCGACCCCGCCGCACCCGAGAGCGCACGCGGCGGTGCCGTGCCGCCCACCGCCCCGGAGCCGCCCGCAGCCGACCCGCAGCCTGCCCGGCCTCAAAAGCACGGCCCCGGGGCAAAAACCATGTGGCTGATTTTCGCCGTTGTCATTGCTGCGGCGCTGCTCGTCCAGCTGGGTGTCCTTGTGCTGAGCTTTGCAAAGCCCAGCGGCGGCACGGCGTCGATGGTTGTTGCGCCGACGGAGGAAGAAACTGCTGCATCCGGTCTTGTCCGCACCGAGGATTTTTACAACGGGACAGCCGCCACCGAGGACGCGGACAGCGGCAGCCCATTGGAGAAGATGGATTTCACCACCGGTCTGGCCGACGCCAAAAATATAACCTTCGACATCGACTACGGCGCGGTCACAGTCGTTGTGGACAGTGGTGCGGCGGAGCCGACCCTTTCCTGCACGAACCTGCGTCAGGACTGGTTCACCTTTACCAACACGGGCGACAACACAAGCCCGGTGCGTGTCAGCTACAAGGTGCCCGCCAACTACAACCTCGGCAAAGAGCTGGGGCCCGAGCCTGAGTTTGTCCTGTCCGTGCCGGATGCGAATACCTTCCATTTTAAAAGGCTCTCCATCACTGCCGCTATGGGCGATGCAGAATTTGACAACAGCGATACCATCGCCGCCGACAGCATCGACTTAGACCTGGCGATGGGCAACTTTACCGGTAGCACCGTGCAGGCAGAGCAGTTTACGGCGAATATCTCAATGGGCGATTTTGATTTGGGGCTGCTGGCGGGCGTTGAAACCGCTAAAGTCGAAGCTGCCATGGGCGATATTGGCCTGACGGTGGACGGCAGGCCCGACGATTACGCGCTTGACCTGCAAACGTCCATGGGGAATGTGATGTTCAACGGCAGGACGATGAGCAGCATCTACACCCAAACAGCCGCCGCGCCCCGCAGCGTGACCCTTACCGCGTCGATGGGCGATGTAGTGCTGACGACGACGCAGTAA
- the leuC gene encoding 3-isopropylmalate dehydratase large subunit: MGMTMTQKILAAHCGEAAVTAGQLINAKLDIVLGNDITTPVAINEFEKAGFDSVFDKTRVNIVLDHFVPNKDIKSATQSKQCREFADKYDILNFYDVGQMGVEHALLPEKGIVTAGDCIIGADSHTCTYGAVGAFSTGVGSTDMAAGMAKGMAWFKVPAAIKVELKGQLHKPVTGKDVILHLIGKIGVSGALYKSLEFTGEGVSSLTMEDRLCICNMAIEAGAKNGIFPVDEATEAYLKGRSQRPWTKYEADPDAEYEQTITIDLDTLEPTVSYPHLPENTHLAKEGKDIKIDQIVIGSCTNGRIEDMQAAYEILKGKHIAKGVRGIIIPATMAVYKECILRGYAEAFIDAGCIVSTPTCGPCLGGYMGILAAGERCVSTTNRNFVGRMGHVDSEVYLASPATAAASALTGYITDPREV; encoded by the coding sequence ATGGGCATGACCATGACCCAAAAAATCTTAGCGGCCCACTGCGGCGAGGCAGCCGTGACGGCGGGCCAGCTCATCAATGCCAAGCTCGACATCGTGCTGGGCAATGACATCACGACCCCGGTCGCCATCAATGAATTTGAAAAAGCCGGGTTTGACTCGGTGTTTGATAAGACCCGCGTCAATATTGTGTTGGATCACTTTGTCCCCAATAAGGACATCAAGAGCGCAACGCAGTCCAAGCAGTGCCGCGAATTTGCCGACAAGTACGACATTCTCAACTTCTACGATGTGGGCCAGATGGGCGTTGAGCATGCCCTGCTGCCCGAAAAAGGCATCGTGACCGCCGGTGACTGCATCATCGGTGCCGACAGCCACACCTGCACCTACGGTGCGGTAGGGGCGTTCTCCACCGGCGTCGGCTCCACCGATATGGCCGCCGGCATGGCAAAGGGCATGGCGTGGTTTAAGGTCCCCGCCGCCATCAAGGTGGAGCTGAAGGGTCAGCTGCACAAACCCGTCACCGGCAAGGATGTCATCCTGCACCTCATCGGAAAAATCGGTGTATCCGGTGCGCTGTACAAGAGCCTTGAGTTTACCGGCGAGGGCGTCAGCAGCCTGACGATGGAGGACCGGCTCTGCATCTGCAATATGGCCATTGAGGCCGGTGCCAAGAACGGCATCTTCCCCGTGGACGAAGCGACCGAGGCCTATCTCAAAGGCCGGAGCCAGCGCCCGTGGACGAAGTACGAGGCTGACCCTGATGCCGAGTACGAACAGACCATCACGATCGACCTTGACACGCTTGAGCCTACCGTCAGCTACCCGCACCTGCCGGAGAACACCCACCTTGCGAAAGAGGGCAAAGACATCAAGATCGACCAGATCGTCATCGGCTCCTGCACGAACGGCCGCATTGAGGATATGCAGGCTGCCTACGAGATTTTGAAGGGCAAGCACATTGCCAAGGGTGTGCGCGGCATCATTATCCCCGCCACGATGGCCGTCTACAAGGAGTGCATCCTGCGTGGCTATGCCGAGGCATTTATTGATGCAGGCTGCATCGTCTCCACGCCTACCTGCGGCCCCTGTCTGGGCGGCTACATGGGTATTCTGGCAGCGGGGGAGCGCTGTGTCTCCACCACCAACCGCAACTTTGTCGGCCGCATGGGGCATGTGGACTCCGAGGTCTATCTTGCCAGCCCCGCCACGGCGGCGGCCAGCGCACTGACCGGCTACATCACCGACCCCAGGGAGGTTTGA
- a CDS encoding extracellular solute-binding protein, giving the protein MKKAISLGVAAAMAATLLAGCGTAASSAPAASSEAASTADSTAASSEVTASEAHEINTTDPIELTISWWGGDSRHEAYQKALEAFHEKYPNITVSPTYGAWSGWEEKQSTALAADQGSDVMQVNWNWLYQYSPTGEKFVDLREYSDIIDLSQWSDAAKNACIVADSLQAVPISMTGRIFYWNMNTFKQAGIEEVPASYDDLIAAGKAFQEKLGNDYYPLAIGQYDRMILMTFYLESKYGKAWVENNECQYTEEEVVDGLNFIKSLEDNHVIPTRPTMIAAGFDSIDKSQEWIDGKYAGIFEWDSSANKYQSALADNSGFTVGEEIKFGDKANGGFSKVSMGMAITSSCQHPVEAAALIDFLWNGEGAAIMGSECGIPASTAGLAAAQAADAVKPLVLEANTKVLAFVDMPLDPYFESSKLKDTTDGVYTDVFDGFSYGDYDAEEAAEILLDGVSGVLSANA; this is encoded by the coding sequence ATGAAGAAGGCAATTTCTCTCGGTGTTGCCGCCGCCATGGCAGCCACCCTGCTGGCCGGCTGCGGCACGGCCGCCAGCAGCGCCCCTGCTGCTTCCAGCGAGGCCGCCAGCACGGCAGACAGCACTGCTGCCAGCTCTGAGGTTACCGCTTCCGAGGCCCACGAGATCAACACCACCGATCCCATTGAGCTGACCATCAGCTGGTGGGGCGGCGACTCCCGCCACGAGGCTTACCAGAAGGCTCTGGAGGCTTTCCACGAGAAGTACCCCAACATCACCGTCTCCCCCACCTACGGCGCATGGTCCGGCTGGGAAGAGAAGCAGTCCACCGCACTGGCTGCGGATCAGGGCTCTGATGTCATGCAGGTCAACTGGAACTGGCTGTACCAGTACAGCCCCACGGGTGAGAAGTTCGTCGATCTGCGCGAGTACAGCGACATCATCGACCTGAGCCAGTGGAGCGATGCCGCCAAGAACGCCTGCATCGTTGCCGACAGCCTGCAGGCTGTGCCCATCTCGATGACCGGCCGTATCTTCTACTGGAACATGAACACCTTCAAGCAGGCCGGCATTGAGGAGGTTCCCGCCTCTTATGATGATCTGATCGCCGCCGGCAAGGCCTTTCAGGAGAAGCTGGGCAATGATTACTATCCTCTGGCCATCGGTCAGTATGACCGCATGATCCTGATGACCTTCTACCTTGAGTCCAAGTACGGCAAGGCCTGGGTCGAGAACAACGAGTGCCAGTACACCGAGGAAGAGGTCGTTGACGGCCTGAACTTCATCAAGTCCCTCGAGGACAACCATGTCATCCCCACCCGTCCGACCATGATCGCCGCAGGCTTCGACTCTATCGATAAGTCTCAGGAGTGGATCGACGGCAAGTACGCCGGCATCTTCGAGTGGGATTCTTCCGCCAACAAGTACCAGTCTGCTCTGGCTGACAACTCCGGCTTCACCGTCGGTGAGGAGATCAAGTTCGGCGACAAGGCCAACGGCGGCTTCTCCAAGGTCTCCATGGGCATGGCCATCACCTCCTCCTGCCAGCATCCCGTTGAGGCTGCTGCCCTGATCGACTTCCTGTGGAACGGCGAGGGCGCTGCCATCATGGGCTCCGAGTGCGGCATCCCCGCTTCCACCGCCGGTCTGGCTGCTGCTCAGGCTGCTGACGCCGTGAAGCCTCTGGTCCTCGAGGCCAACACCAAGGTTCTGGCCTTCGTTGACATGCCGCTCGACCCGTACTTCGAATCCAGCAAGCTGAAGGACACCACCGATGGCGTCTACACCGATGTGTTCGACGGC
- a CDS encoding IMP dehydrogenase: protein MAYYFSEPSRTFGEYLLVPGYSSSECVPTAVSLKTPLVKYRKGEETCPLEMNIPMVSAIMQSVSGEKLAIALAKQGGVSFIYGSQTIEQEADMVRRVKAYKKGFVTSDSNLPPEATLGDVLDLKTRTGHSTVAITHDGTAHGKLLGIVASRDYRLSRMTMDLKVTEFMTPLDKLVTAPDTTSLHDCNDIIWDNKINSLPLIDAEGHLQYMVFRKDYDSHKENVNELLDENKSYVVGAGINTRDFAQRVPALVDAGVDVLCIDSSEGFSEWQSRTIAWIRENYGDKVKVGAGNVVDREGFLFLAKAGADFIKIGIGGGSICITRETKGIGRGQATAVIEVAKARDEYYKETGIYIPICSDGGIVQDYHITLALAMGADFVMLGRYFARFDESPTNKLRVGGNYVKEYWGEGSNRARNWQRYDLGGAQKLSFEEGVDSYVPYAGSLADGVQTTLYKVRSTMCNCGALSIPELQEKARLTVVSSTSIVEGGSHDVILKNGPQNC, encoded by the coding sequence ATGGCATACTATTTTTCCGAGCCGTCCCGTACTTTTGGTGAATATCTGCTGGTTCCGGGGTATTCCTCCTCGGAGTGCGTCCCCACGGCTGTCAGCCTCAAGACCCCGCTGGTCAAGTACCGCAAGGGCGAGGAGACCTGCCCGCTGGAGATGAACATCCCGATGGTCTCTGCCATCATGCAGTCCGTCTCCGGCGAAAAGCTGGCGATTGCGCTGGCCAAGCAGGGCGGCGTTTCCTTCATCTACGGCTCTCAGACCATTGAGCAGGAGGCCGATATGGTCCGCCGCGTCAAGGCCTACAAGAAGGGCTTTGTCACCTCTGACTCCAACCTGCCGCCGGAGGCCACCCTCGGCGATGTGCTGGACCTCAAGACCCGCACCGGCCACTCCACCGTTGCCATCACCCATGACGGCACTGCCCACGGCAAGCTGCTGGGCATCGTGGCCAGCCGCGACTACCGCCTCTCCCGCATGACGATGGACCTCAAGGTCACCGAATTCATGACCCCGCTGGACAAGCTGGTCACGGCCCCCGACACCACCAGCCTGCATGACTGCAACGACATCATCTGGGACAACAAGATCAACTCTCTGCCCCTGATCGACGCCGAGGGCCACCTGCAGTATATGGTTTTCCGCAAGGACTACGACTCCCACAAGGAGAACGTCAACGAGCTGCTCGACGAGAACAAGAGCTATGTGGTCGGCGCCGGCATCAACACCCGCGACTTCGCCCAGCGCGTGCCCGCACTGGTGGATGCCGGTGTGGATGTGCTCTGCATCGACTCCTCCGAGGGCTTCAGCGAGTGGCAGTCCCGCACCATCGCCTGGATCCGCGAGAACTACGGCGATAAGGTTAAGGTCGGCGCAGGCAATGTTGTTGACCGCGAGGGCTTCCTCTTCCTTGCCAAGGCAGGTGCAGACTTCATCAAGATCGGCATCGGCGGCGGCTCCATCTGCATCACCCGCGAGACCAAGGGCATCGGCCGCGGTCAGGCTACGGCTGTCATCGAGGTTGCCAAGGCCCGCGATGAGTATTATAAGGAGACCGGCATCTACATCCCCATCTGCTCTGACGGCGGCATCGTGCAGGACTACCACATCACGCTGGCACTGGCCATGGGCGCTGACTTCGTCATGCTGGGCCGTTATTTTGCCCGCTTTGATGAGTCCCCGACGAACAAGCTGCGCGTTGGCGGCAACTATGTCAAGGAGTACTGGGGCGAGGGCTCCAACCGCGCCCGCAACTGGCAGCGGTATGACCTCGGCGGCGCACAGAAGCTGAGCTTTGAGGAGGGCGTTGACTCCTATGTTCCCTACGCCGGCTCTCTGGCGGACGGTGTGCAGACCACCCTGTACAAGGTGCGCTCCACCATGTGCAACTGCGGCGCGCTTTCCATCCCCGAGCTGCAGGAGAAAGCCCGCCTGACAGTCGTGTCCTCTACCTCCATTGTTGAGGGTGGCAGCCATGACGTTATCCTGAAGAACGGCCCGCAGAACTGCTAA
- a CDS encoding thymidine kinase produces MAKLYFRYGAMNSGKTTALMQVAHNYKERGMRVLILKPAIDTKGQDSIVSRLGICCKVDQLVTPEVDITELVRADEAAHGKIACVLCDESQFFTPEQADQLFLVTVDLGIPVICYGLRADFMMRGFPGSTRLLEIAHTIEELKTICACGRKAICNGRKVNGEFVFEGAQVAIDTVDNVEYQSLCPQCWYREYRAFLARHPHK; encoded by the coding sequence ATGGCAAAACTATATTTTCGGTACGGCGCAATGAACAGCGGCAAGACCACTGCCCTGATGCAGGTCGCCCACAACTATAAAGAGCGCGGTATGCGGGTGCTGATCCTCAAGCCTGCCATCGACACAAAGGGGCAGGACTCGATTGTCTCCCGGCTGGGTATCTGCTGCAAGGTGGATCAGCTCGTCACCCCCGAGGTGGACATTACGGAGTTGGTCCGGGCCGATGAGGCTGCCCACGGCAAAATTGCCTGCGTGCTTTGTGATGAGAGCCAGTTTTTCACGCCCGAGCAGGCCGACCAGCTGTTTCTTGTCACGGTCGATCTGGGCATTCCGGTCATCTGCTACGGCCTGCGGGCTGATTTCATGATGCGCGGCTTTCCCGGCTCGACCCGGCTGCTGGAGATTGCCCATACGATCGAGGAGCTGAAAACCATCTGTGCCTGCGGGCGCAAGGCCATCTGCAACGGCCGCAAGGTCAACGGCGAGTTCGTCTTTGAGGGCGCGCAGGTCGCCATCGACACGGTGGATAATGTCGAGTATCAGAGCCTTTGCCCCCAGTGCTGGTACCGCGAGTACCGTGCTTTTCTGGCGCGGCACCCCCACAAATAA
- the leuD gene encoding 3-isopropylmalate dehydratase small subunit — protein MNARGPVFKYGDNIDTDVIIPARYLNTQSAAELASHCMEDIDKSFVARVKAGDIMVGGENFGCGSSREHAPVAIKASGISCVIAKSFARIFYRNAINIGLPILECPAASEAIAEGDTVSIDFDTGVITDETTGQTFQAAPFPPFIQNIIAKGGLMNSLKD, from the coding sequence ATGAACGCAAGAGGTCCTGTTTTTAAATACGGCGATAACATTGATACCGATGTCATTATCCCCGCCCGCTATCTGAACACCCAGAGCGCCGCCGAGCTGGCGAGCCACTGCATGGAGGACATCGACAAGAGCTTTGTCGCCCGCGTCAAGGCCGGTGACATCATGGTCGGCGGCGAGAACTTCGGCTGCGGCTCCTCGCGTGAGCATGCCCCCGTTGCCATCAAGGCGTCCGGCATCAGCTGCGTCATCGCCAAAAGCTTTGCCCGCATCTTTTACCGCAATGCCATCAATATCGGCCTGCCGATCCTCGAATGTCCCGCCGCAAGCGAGGCAATCGCCGAGGGCGACACGGTCAGCATCGACTTTGACACCGGCGTCATTACGGACGAAACCACCGGCCAGACCTTTCAGGCCGCGCCGTTCCCGCCGTTTATCCAGAACATCATTGCCAAGGGCGGGCTGATGAACAGCTTGAAGGACTGA
- a CDS encoding 2-isopropylmalate synthase, with translation MMDATKYSVGYYPPPVEPGHVYEWPQKDHIEKAPAWCSVDLRDGNQSLIVPMSLEEKLEFYDMLVKIGFKEIEVGFPAASETEYEFLRTLIDGNRIPQDVTVQVLTQCRDHIIRKTFEAVKGAPRAIIHFYNSTSVAQREQVFKKSKEEIKQIAVDGAKLVKQLSEEYEGNFLFEYSPESFTGTEPDYAVEVCNAVLDVMQPTPDRPMIINLPVTVEMSMPHIYANQIEWCSKHLKYRDSVILSTHPHNDRGCGVADAELAVLAGAQRIECCLFGNGERTGNVDAITLAMNMYSHGVDPHLDFSNMPAICEVYERVTRMHVYERTPYAGALVFAAFSGSHQDAIAKGMTWRKEKQLHEWTCPYIPIDPHDIGRTYDADVIRINSQSGKGGIGFLLQQNYGYNPPPKMREDLGYRVKEVSDHEHRELGVQEVLAVFEKSYLNHTAPLNVSEAHFVQNENGSITAKVTITSGGSTTPCTATGNGRLDAVATAIEQQTGMHFTLVHYSEHALDADTNARACSYVGLKWASGEETWGCGTHTDIIVAGIKALVSAINNR, from the coding sequence ATGATGGACGCAACCAAGTACAGTGTAGGGTATTATCCGCCGCCGGTAGAGCCCGGCCATGTCTATGAGTGGCCCCAGAAGGACCACATCGAGAAAGCCCCGGCGTGGTGCAGCGTGGATCTGCGCGACGGCAACCAGAGCCTGATCGTGCCGATGAGCCTTGAGGAAAAGCTTGAGTTTTACGATATGCTCGTCAAAATCGGCTTTAAGGAAATCGAGGTCGGCTTCCCGGCGGCCAGCGAGACCGAGTATGAGTTCCTGCGCACCCTCATTGACGGCAACCGTATCCCGCAGGATGTGACGGTGCAGGTGCTGACCCAGTGCCGCGACCATATCATCCGCAAGACCTTCGAGGCCGTCAAGGGCGCACCGCGGGCCATCATCCACTTCTACAACTCCACCAGCGTTGCCCAGCGCGAGCAGGTGTTCAAAAAGTCGAAGGAGGAGATCAAGCAGATCGCCGTGGACGGTGCAAAGCTTGTCAAGCAGCTCAGTGAGGAGTACGAGGGCAACTTCCTGTTTGAGTACAGCCCCGAAAGCTTTACCGGCACCGAGCCGGACTACGCGGTTGAGGTCTGCAACGCCGTGCTGGATGTCATGCAGCCCACGCCCGACCGCCCGATGATCATCAACCTGCCTGTCACGGTCGAGATGAGCATGCCCCACATCTACGCCAACCAGATCGAGTGGTGCTCCAAGCACCTGAAATACCGCGACAGTGTCATTTTGTCCACCCACCCCCACAACGACCGCGGCTGCGGCGTGGCGGATGCTGAGCTGGCCGTGCTGGCCGGTGCCCAGCGCATCGAGTGCTGCCTTTTCGGCAACGGTGAGCGCACCGGCAATGTGGACGCTATCACGCTGGCCATGAATATGTACAGCCACGGCGTAGACCCGCACCTTGATTTCAGCAATATGCCTGCCATCTGCGAGGTGTATGAGCGCGTTACCCGGATGCATGTGTATGAGCGTACCCCCTACGCCGGCGCCCTTGTCTTTGCGGCGTTCAGCGGCAGCCATCAGGACGCCATTGCCAAGGGCATGACATGGCGCAAGGAAAAGCAGCTCCATGAATGGACCTGCCCGTATATTCCCATCGATCCGCATGACATCGGCCGTACCTACGATGCCGATGTTATCCGCATCAACTCCCAGAGCGGCAAGGGCGGCATCGGCTTCCTGCTGCAGCAGAACTACGGCTACAACCCGCCGCCCAAAATGCGGGAGGATCTCGGCTACCGCGTCAAGGAGGTCAGCGATCATGAGCATCGTGAGCTGGGCGTGCAGGAGGTCCTCGCCGTCTTTGAAAAGAGCTATCTCAACCACACCGCGCCGCTGAATGTGTCCGAGGCGCACTTTGTCCAGAACGAGAACGGCAGCATCACCGCCAAGGTGACGATCACCAGCGGCGGCAGCACGACACCTTGCACGGCCACTGGCAACGGTCGTCTGGATGCTGTGGCTACGGCCATCGAGCAGCAGACCGGGATGCACTTTACGCTGGTACACTACAGCGAGCATGCGCTGGACGCCGACACGAACGCCCGCGCCTGCTCCTATGTTGGGCTGAAATGGGCCTCTGGCGAGGAGACCTGGGGCTGCGGCACCCACACGGATATTATTGTGGCGGGCATTAAGGCGTTGGTGAGTGCGATCAATAATAGATAG
- a CDS encoding redox-sensing transcriptional repressor Rex — protein MAVQNKVSLPVIKRLPKYYRYLTNLSADGKDKISSSELAHMMGTTASQVRQDFNCFGGFGQQGIGYKVDVLRTEIGKLLFGDGERLPTILVGAGRLGSAVSSFISRDTNGYRLLGVFDVNPDLIGKEMCGVPILPLSDLDKFCAEHHPEVAVLCVPRQSAMDLAGELVEQGIKGFWNFSHYDLSVEYPDVTVENVHLGDSLMSLGYRLRNQEK, from the coding sequence ATGGCTGTCCAAAATAAGGTGTCGCTTCCGGTCATCAAGCGGCTGCCCAAATATTATCGTTATCTGACCAATCTGTCCGCTGACGGGAAGGACAAGATCTCCTCCAGTGAGCTGGCCCACATGATGGGCACCACCGCCAGTCAGGTGCGGCAGGACTTCAACTGCTTCGGCGGCTTCGGCCAGCAGGGCATCGGCTACAAGGTGGATGTGCTGCGCACCGAGATCGGCAAGCTGCTCTTCGGTGACGGCGAAAGACTGCCCACCATTCTGGTCGGTGCCGGACGCCTCGGCTCGGCAGTTTCAAGCTTCATCAGCCGTGACACCAACGGCTACCGGCTGCTCGGCGTCTTTGATGTCAACCCCGACCTCATCGGCAAGGAGATGTGCGGCGTTCCCATCCTGCCCCTGAGTGATCTGGACAAATTCTGCGCAGAGCATCACCCCGAGGTAGCGGTTCTCTGTGTGCCGCGCCAGAGCGCTATGGATCTCGCCGGTGAGCTGGTGGAGCAGGGCATCAAGGGCTTCTGGAATTTCAGCCATTACGACCTGTCCGTTGAGTATCCCGATGTCACGGTGGAGAATGTCCATCTGGGCGACAGCCTGATGAGCCTGGGGTACAGGCTGAGAAATCAGGAAAAGTAA
- a CDS encoding PadR family transcriptional regulator: MAINTTAGLLDAIVLAVVGREETGTYGYKITQEVRAVLDLSESTLYPVLRRLQKDGCLTVHDEAFNGRNRRYYQITPAGRARLEEFTAEWEAYTTKINKLFKGEQQ; encoded by the coding sequence ATGGCCATCAACACCACGGCGGGGCTGCTGGATGCCATTGTGCTGGCTGTCGTCGGGCGGGAGGAAACGGGCACCTACGGCTATAAGATCACGCAGGAGGTCCGCGCGGTGCTGGACCTGTCGGAATCCACGCTGTACCCGGTGCTGCGCCGCCTGCAAAAGGACGGCTGCCTGACCGTCCATGACGAAGCCTTCAATGGCCGTAACCGCCGCTACTATCAAATCACGCCCGCGGGCCGCGCCCGGCTGGAAGAATTTACCGCCGAGTGGGAAGCCTACACCACAAAAATCAACAAGCTCTTTAAGGGGGAGCAGCAATGA